The window CACCGCTGCGGTAAAGCCCTGGATGCTGTAGTTGCTGGTGTGCACCTTCATCAGCAGCCCGGTCTGTTCGCCGATGGCGTTGCGGTAATCTTTCAGGTGGGTGCGGTTGGTGGTGCCCACCTCCACCAGCTGGCAGCCCGCCTGACGCATCACGTCGGGGATGCGGAACGCGCCGCCGATCTCCACCAGCTCGCCGCGCGACACCACCACCTGCTTGCCGGGGGCGACAGCCGCCAGCATCAGCAGCACCGCCGCCGCGTTGTTATTGACGATGCAGGCGTCTTCAGCGCCGGTCAGTCGGCACAGCAAATCCGCCACCGCCCGATCGCGGTGGCCGCGCCCGGCGCCGTCCAGATCGTATTCCAGCGTCACCGCCGCGCCCATGGCGCTCGCCACAGCCTCCATCGCCGGCTGCGCCAGCAGGGCGCGGCCGAGGTTGGTATGCAGCACCGTGCCGCTGAGGTTGAATACCGGCAGCAGCGCCGAACGCTGCTGCCTGGCCAGTTCGGCGGCCAACGCCTGGGGCCAGTCGCCGCACCAGTCCGGCAGCCGTTGTTGCCGTTTGATCGCTTCGCGCGCCTGCGCCTGCAGCCGGCGCAGCAATTCGCCGATCAGCGTTTGGCCGTGCTGCGCCACCAGCGGTTCAATGGCGGGCTCGCGCAGCAGGCGGTCGATAGCGGGTAACTGGCTGTAAAGAAGGTGGGATTCAGTGCTCATGGTCGCTCGGTTTTCAGTTTAGAGGTATCGGCGTAACACCACCCCCGCGGCAGCGGGGGTAAAGGATAATCAGGGCGGCAGGGTGCGGGCGAAGCTCTGGCGGGCGAACAGGCGGTCGGCCAGCTTGACCAGCGCCGGGCGTTCGACGCACCAGTTGGGCAAAATGCGGCGGAAGTTCAGGTAGCCCAGCGCGCAGCCGGTGGCGATATCCGCCAGCGTCAGCTGCTCGGCGTTCAGCAGCGTTTTTTCCCGCGCCAGCTTTTCCAGCGCGTCGAGCCCGTGCGACAGTTTGTCGCGCTGGCGCAGTATCCAGTTTTCATCCTGCTTTTCCGGCGCGCGCTTGCTTTCGCGAAACAGCGTGGCGGCCGCCTCTGTGACGCCGTCGGCCAGCGCCTCCACCTGCCGAATGCGCAACGCCGCGCCACGGTCGGCGGGTAAAAACGCCGGCGCCACCGCCAGCAGCTCAAGGTATTCGGCCACCACCGGCGAGTCGTAGAACACCTCGCCCTCGTCGGTCACCAGCACCGGCACCTTGGCGAGCGGATTGTGCTCAACCACCTTGCTGCCCGCCTCGTAGGGCACGTCGTTAACGAACTCGAAGGCGATGCCTTTCTCCAGCAGCAGCACGGAGATCTTGCGAACAAAAGGACTGGTGTAGGTGCCGATAAGCTTCATCCGTCTTCCCTCGCGTGTTTGGAACTGCGGCGTTGGCGCAATCGCCTTATTTCACCGCCAGGGTGTCAATAACCCGCTGCACCAGCGCCTGGTGCACCTCCGGCGCTTTGGCCGGCGACAGCATTTGCAGCGTGACGACGCGCTTGTTGATCACCGTCAGCATAATGGTGGACACCACCTTTTGCCCGCTGATGGTCTGCTCGGTATCCACCCGATGGAATTTCTGTTTGCCGACGGTGAAATTCTCTTCTTTGGTGGTCTGGATATTCTGATAGCGGTCGGCCAGCACGCTGAGGGCGCTCTGCGACAGCTCCTTCAGCATCTTGTCGCTGCCGTTGAGCTTCATGCCGTCCGGCGGGATCACTTCGGAAGACACCGCGCTCTGGCGCGACCTGCCGTCGAGGAAGCGCTGAATGGTGGACATGCTGTCGTTGATGATGCCGCTGTTCTCGGTCTGATCGCTGAAGCCCGGCGGCAGTTCAAAGGTGATTTTGCCCTTTTGCAGCGACACGCTCAGCCCTGGCGGCGGCGCAGGTTTGGTTTCCACCATCGGCGGCGGCGGCGCAGGCTGCGCTACGGTCGGTTTGGCGTCGGGCTTCGGCACCTCGGGCTTGGCGTCGTCCTTGTTGTCGCAGGCCGCCAGTCCGATCGCCAGCACGGCAACCGCGGTCAATTTTGCAATGGTCTTCAACATCGTCTTCCCTTTCCTATCGCTTGGCGCGTCATTGCGTAAACGTAGCAACTCGCCCGGGCGAATGCCAGAAGCCCAGTCTGAAATAATGAACCTTCCCGGCAGCGCAGCAGCCGATCGTCATTCCGCCGGGAACAGGAACGGATTAATGCTGCTGCGGCCAAAACCTTCGTCTTCCATTCTGGCGTCCAGCACCAGCGACGCCAGATCGTCGGCCACCGCTTCCACCTTGGGATCCTTTTCCTGATACAGGATTTTCAGGTAGGTGCCGCAGTCGCCGCAGCTTTCCGCCTTCACCGCCGCCTGCTCGCTGTCCAGCGACCAGTAGTTGAGATCGCGGGTTTGTTCGCAGTTGCTGCATTTAATCCGCACCACGTGCCATTCGCTCTCGCACAGGTTGCAATGCAGGTAGCGCAGGCCGTTGACGGTGCCGATATGCACCATGCTGGCAACCGGAATGCTGCCGCACACCGGGCAAAACTGGCGATTTTCGCCGTATTCGGCGCGCGCCTTGCCGGGGATCAGGCTGGCCATCTGCGCCCAATAGAGCGACAGCGCGGCCCAGATAAAGGGCGCCTTCTCGCTGCCGACCCGGCTGAATTCGCGGTTGAGCAAGGCGTCGGCCATCAGCTCCAGCTCATGCACCGAGGCTTTTTCCAGGTTGTCCAGCACTGCCAGAATGTGCTCCGGCGCCTGCGGGCGCAGCTCGGCGATCAGCGAGGCGAGCAGCAGCCGCCAGTGTTCGCTGCGCGGGTAAACGCTCAGATCGAGCGGCGGCTTGCCGCTGGCGGCGCCCTGCTGCAGCGCTTCGGTCAGATCGAGCTGCAGCGGGTTGTCGTGCAGCGCATGGTGCTGCGCTTCGGCCAGTTGGGCGGCGAAGTTCAGGTAGTCGCCCAGCGGGTTGTCGAGCGCCAACTGGCGCAGGCGTTCCGCCCGGCGGCTGTACAGGCTTTTCAAATTGGCGAAAAGTAACGGCGGGATGGTTTCCGCCGTTGTGGACTTCTCGCGCTGTGCCCCTAACTGCTCTTTAGGAACGATGCGGATGCTCATCAGGGTTTGTCTTCCTGTTGTTTCTCGCGGACCTCACGGTACCAGCGCGGATGATGTTTCTTGGCCCAGGCCGCCGGCACCCAGCCTTCGACCATCGCGGTAATGGTGCCTTTTACCCAAAGCGCGGCGTAAATGTGCACCATAATCACGATGATCAGGCCGACCGCCGCCAGCGAATGCACCAGCAGCGCGATGCGGATCAGCGGTATCGGGAACGACGGCGCGAAGTACGGCCGCCAGATCACCACGCCGCTGGCCAGCAGCAGCACCAGGCTGATGATTGCCGCCCAGAATACGCATTTCTGCCCGAAATTATAGCGCCCGGTGTCACCCACTTCCTCGTTCATGGCGATTTTGTGGATGTTCTTGGCCCAGAGGATATCCTCGCGGTTGATCAGGTTTTCCTTCCAGTAACGCAGGAACATGATCAGGAAGGCGGCAAACATGATAACCCCGACGAAGGGGTGCAGAATGCGCGCCAGCTGCGGCGTACCGAAGATGTTCATCAGCCAGTTGAAGGACGGGAAAAAGAACCCCAGCCCGCTGATGGCGGCGAACACGAAACAGAACGCCACTATCCAGTGGTTGATCCGCTCCGGCGCGCTGTAACGCTGAATGCGCTTTTCCTTTCTCATTTGCGCGTATCCTCATCGTGCGGCTCGTCGTGGTCTTCCTCTTCGACGCGGTTGGGGCCGACGCCGACGTAGTGGAACACGCTGGCTGCGAAGGTGGCGGCAAAGCCGATGGCCGCCAGGGGTTTCCACACGCCCTTCCAGAAGGTCACCGCCGGGCTGATGCTCGGGTTATCCGGCAAACCGTGGTACAGCTGCGGTTTGTCGGCGTGGTGCAGCACGTACATCACGTGCGTGCCGCCCACGCCCGCCGGATCGTACAGGCCGGCGTTCTGATAGCCGCGGGTGTTCAGCTCGCTGACGCGATCGGCGGCCACCTGCTTCATCGCTTCCTTGGTGCCGAAGTGGATGGCGCCGGTCGGGCAGGTTTTCACACAGGCCGGCTCCTGGCCGACGTCCACGCGGTCGACGCACAGGGTGCACTTGTACACCCGGTTGTCGTCCTTGTTCATGCGCGGCACGTCGAACGGGCAGCCGGCGATGCAGTAGCCGCAGCCGATGCAGTGCTCGGACTGGAAATCG is drawn from Serratia entomophila and contains these coding sequences:
- the selA gene encoding L-seryl-tRNA(Sec) selenium transferase, whose product is MSTESHLLYSQLPAIDRLLREPAIEPLVAQHGQTLIGELLRRLQAQAREAIKRQQRLPDWCGDWPQALAAELARQQRSALLPVFNLSGTVLHTNLGRALLAQPAMEAVASAMGAAVTLEYDLDGAGRGHRDRAVADLLCRLTGAEDACIVNNNAAAVLLMLAAVAPGKQVVVSRGELVEIGGAFRIPDVMRQAGCQLVEVGTTNRTHLKDYRNAIGEQTGLLMKVHTSNYSIQGFTAAVDEAELAQLGAELGIPTATDLGSGSLIDMAQYGLPAEPMPQRLLAAGVDLVTFSGDKLLGGPQAGIIVGKKALIARLQQHPLKRALRVGKITLAALEATLRLYQQPELLARELPTLRLLTRPQWAMQEMADRLLPALAPRYGAHFQLRAEPCWSQIGSGSLPVDRLPSYALTFAPLDGRGATLEALAERWRRLPQPVIGRISEGRLWLDLRCLEQEGALLEALNA
- a CDS encoding glutathione S-transferase, translating into MKLIGTYTSPFVRKISVLLLEKGIAFEFVNDVPYEAGSKVVEHNPLAKVPVLVTDEGEVFYDSPVVAEYLELLAVAPAFLPADRGAALRIRQVEALADGVTEAAATLFRESKRAPEKQDENWILRQRDKLSHGLDALEKLAREKTLLNAEQLTLADIATGCALGYLNFRRILPNWCVERPALVKLADRLFARQSFARTLPP
- the fdxH gene encoding formate dehydrogenase subunit beta: MAMQSQDIIRKSATNGFTPAPRARDHQEEVAKLIDVTTCIGCKACQVACSEWNDIRDEVGHNVGVYDNPADLTAKSWTVMRFSEVEENGKLEWLIRKDGCMHCADPGCLKACPSEGAIIQYANGIVDFQSEHCIGCGYCIAGCPFDVPRMNKDDNRVYKCTLCVDRVDVGQEPACVKTCPTGAIHFGTKEAMKQVAADRVSELNTRGYQNAGLYDPAGVGGTHVMYVLHHADKPQLYHGLPDNPSISPAVTFWKGVWKPLAAIGFAATFAASVFHYVGVGPNRVEEEDHDEPHDEDTRK
- the fdoI gene encoding formate dehydrogenase cytochrome b556 subunit → MRKEKRIQRYSAPERINHWIVAFCFVFAAISGLGFFFPSFNWLMNIFGTPQLARILHPFVGVIMFAAFLIMFLRYWKENLINREDILWAKNIHKIAMNEEVGDTGRYNFGQKCVFWAAIISLVLLLASGVVIWRPYFAPSFPIPLIRIALLVHSLAAVGLIIVIMVHIYAALWVKGTITAMVEGWVPAAWAKKHHPRWYREVREKQQEDKP
- a CDS encoding DcrB/PsbP domain-containing protein; protein product: MLKTIAKLTAVAVLAIGLAACDNKDDAKPEVPKPDAKPTVAQPAPPPPMVETKPAPPPGLSVSLQKGKITFELPPGFSDQTENSGIINDSMSTIQRFLDGRSRQSAVSSEVIPPDGMKLNGSDKMLKELSQSALSVLADRYQNIQTTKEENFTVGKQKFHRVDTEQTISGQKVVSTIMLTVINKRVVTLQMLSPAKAPEVHQALVQRVIDTLAVK
- the fdhE gene encoding formate dehydrogenase accessory protein FdhE → MSIRIVPKEQLGAQREKSTTAETIPPLLFANLKSLYSRRAERLRQLALDNPLGDYLNFAAQLAEAQHHALHDNPLQLDLTEALQQGAASGKPPLDLSVYPRSEHWRLLLASLIAELRPQAPEHILAVLDNLEKASVHELELMADALLNREFSRVGSEKAPFIWAALSLYWAQMASLIPGKARAEYGENRQFCPVCGSIPVASMVHIGTVNGLRYLHCNLCESEWHVVRIKCSNCEQTRDLNYWSLDSEQAAVKAESCGDCGTYLKILYQEKDPKVEAVADDLASLVLDARMEDEGFGRSSINPFLFPAE